A region of Hippoglossus stenolepis isolate QCI-W04-F060 chromosome 7, HSTE1.2, whole genome shotgun sequence DNA encodes the following proteins:
- the si:ch73-43g23.1 gene encoding serine/arginine repetitive matrix protein 2 has translation MDSWTLQGDSYSFLRSAPRTFTLCHRDGTPNHVELFDIINVPTQRSAISETTCLCDIFGDDCESPSLSSSPAVGAFVLSKREVDGTAAASPLVDDLNDSGSYHTAHGSSEGEEGFEDSRERLYSPPLQSPSSETWQSEGEGLSSEHLDISEDSSPNFERKSKSPVPQLSRASPPPEALNTGERTPFPGDKSSYTITPEGRTSPSSSSAVEIRHSPSSPSPRQNQLEAEPERLTPVSKDKHNSPAHQFLNPSPCSEPRTCVSSSSTESVNTQSSPDFRVAQNSPHPRNQQSSPLPESTPDNFSLDFTESAFESKANLSSPIPGSSSTESHSRETSVTPELKNNQYSPNTQASSPFLELSRRVSLPDLFSRGYTPDIEEPPHSPELILNPSSAEGDTTTTPESPKTELSFEGGSTVSTPAPRYTPPSPVISVTTSPELVETSVSPEFRHTAPSPGLLSAASPVTTGTRTPSPGPSLKIRYPLTPTENRSQDSSPVVSYTLSPSPGARSYCSPVEHRHTAPSPEIRITASSPELLTYSASSRSLDSSPHITGISYSIVQPEERDTSPFPELSRLSTTEPHRTLVSPEAGSRTHSRGSVQSSTAGSTGTPRHSPHTSGFTNSVLQPEITLSYQPRYQTPSPQPQQQTPTPEPGYQTPSSQKHQSPSPQHLPSKDLSLVSPSPEQRSPATLFAEYRSQYTQPTPPLRNTPEFEKESSSGDITEIQYPTHSSKDVSPLFELDKGVTSVLPEIKSSSPVVIVSSPVFTSPFLAEDKIESSFAQQSTEIEAQTKEVNIQDNLSLVSFSEEKQDFGYNFCPKEDCSNNPTIEIKSHSPNVLVSKDRSPTISPVHRATSISPVQRLEKPEPPFTSRSPNSEKSSFLKSSCTPELSRRHPSTKVRRENRERFTENMAHRAHRRRTPSPPLTRFTPVHIIAPEKPYRQWQNRSHSPSQVVASSLSGNLNTVVTNRENPNVAPVDNNSQAYCGRGGQLQMEREMQLEEERAVVRERQRDREMKRERKREERVPEKGEGWQGDASYRGEQVELSFNARNRKGPASRSAAPTSRETRQGLPTVHSCSESLLATRQLQQQQSLLRLASQQDPRGGGPGRRLQPPTHQNKKSALGRTAASRPCRSSSSSMGSELDEADDEVKWFTDLAFRSLSSPELDYLDMYNSSHRSSTNISQPSTQESPAGVNPTWQAYADFRGSAPKLDNDELSYQQSSAYYSHGLDPSRRYELGSFECVDVSMERDDTRKVRRGVPKRQIQLKRKNNADGKQDESSENSSPGIPVMVESPSLESHTRETLMRQHSTPAVTQDCYRSECSPEPNQKNERRFKLQKSASLDETGTKTKMATCLIKSVLSKKMQCVDKEPDDQAEDVSPAFDENSPPTESTIQKVSPNPDRHNLSSTPLSDYGLSPECLPLRGEPSTKDEAKSPKSFGMRTSNRPSSSSSSRSVNVSQTDSEDADSPSRNATALRSDMRSELKVPFDSKMSRTGVRRADGIKIWDEREGGDSANSASGNTGAAFATGAGSGQAWMTNRDQECENTEDHKQLQEGDEGACTSKPQQFTLRAVEKKKTSLNVCLTPEVENKLEAPLLDITNREKADRAETSVYEKTEEDEGNANNKIKAPIHKVRDVRQLVKNTYNLSFKAPRAGLPSDVNDEKMETFNEERREEVKEKRGKEVIAGNEHGVSQEMRMEAREEAYRVEREEEKKEEVKDSKLPTFPPPLQSKAKPLHRPQPMQIEYKAVCWKEDKYKMSCSKKANPGDKPLASPERVTEVSRESQQEKNTIGDTTNGKSCQHDLKKAAETQEAVTEMHKMPDKEVEPIVVTTDRKPPLLRSLPKPPSKEREVSTAVVLIRDGSKTSASPVQEKIPTPIQVPAPSLSPGPTTSGSSGHSVSMLLKEKGYQADIGAVVGGDVQNAAGGKGPPRKHVNCMEIPLQTILSSDGWRGESHRERTFSSSSTTSGLSSVSENTDTLTKTTEAEVVNIKPPIRDVGKQKSTPLPLRNSQEQTPPLTKQKDVGDFEAVKRLDPTFPPRSPAIRRFRPQPIEVKSLSKETQKQEMPANTTVNNRPQTIEVKSIAKNSTKPIVPPKPSCKFKPADVGATPNEAQRPSVTTSTVKPQVEERAQTIVVSSPTIYRKISNESTATSNYTRKLAVSAVSSLKPPPSKTTATTISNLSNQSTAPPEAEACNDRGQQQPAASPQSSRYIQRPTTLAPTSTTSPDLTSAPGPISELMPSQIPGPTSAGANQPSQPAVVNPDSQPVHPRMACPHEQAMPATSNNVKQPAAVHTTQVPGYTRQSYRRSLSGERPNRADDLRFYASDDPPSYDERESFSPLMLPDLSLRRSNRYQPSSHHPPCSCTAGCPSHPGLTAPHHHRSPHNLTPPAPPHSPGQALPYQGPLPPLRPHQCRPDPLPMSYHPSSPKSSPLGPSQPPTLYQPLHQPPPCPPHPSLMQACTADRPLQPPQHIDHRRAPMHRSPQQQPPGMSGAPYSDPGHSHSPGLPTMDPQYLCGPQSLGPSYGSEYGGDSSSLYSESSYGQAPRRVLLDPETGKYFYIEVPVQPLRKMLFDPETGQYVEVLIPQQAMSHSGLYPPSAAPYPSLHNPNMYAPAPQYMPYAAPPPTAHTQTQPQPPRYPEASAEATMHPSGPGVSYRNRSGQGSKSDSQNHPPLDQSYLESMYYVPTGMNASPNPTPPDYYHKHPPNLPPTGGKRS, from the coding sequence ATGGACAGCTGGACTCTTCAAGGAGACAGCTACTCCTTCCTGCGCAGTGCGCCCCGCACCTTTACCCTTTGCCATCGTGACGGCACCCCCAACCACGTAGAACTCTTTGACATCATCAACGTCCCCACTCAGCGCAGCGCCATCTCCGAGACCACTTGCCTGTGTGACATTTTTGGAGACGACTGTGAGTCgccctccctctccagcagcCCTGCTGTAGGGGCCTTTGTCCTTTCTAAGAGGGAGGTGGACGGGACAGCTGCTGCATCACCTCTGGTGGATGATTTGAATGACTCAGGCTCTTACCACACTGCACACGGCTCcagtgaaggagaggagggatttGAAGATTCAAGAGAAAGGCTTTACAGCCCCCCGTTGCAGAGCCCGTCTTCAGAGACGTGGCAGTCAGAGGGCGAGGGACTGAGTTCAGAGCATCTAGACATCTCTGAGGACAGTAGCCCAAACTTCGAACGAAAAAGCAAATCACCAGTCCCTCAGCTTAGTAGAGCTAGTCCACCACCTGAAGCCCTCAACACTGGTGAGAGAACGCCCTTTCCTGGAGATAAAAGCTCCTACACCATTACTCCAGAGGGGAGAacatccccctcctcttcttctgcagtggAGATAAGACATTCACCGTCATCACCTAGTCCAAGACAAAATCAGTTAGAAGCTGAACCAGAGAGACTCACTCCTGTTTcgaaagacaaacacaacagcccCGCACATCAATTCTTAAATCCAAGTCCGTGCTCTGAGCCGAGGACCTGTGTCAGCTCATCCTCCACTGAATCAGTGAACACCCAGTCTTCACCTGACTTCAGGGTGGCACAAAACTCACCTCATCCAAGGAACCAACAAAGCAGTCCCTTGCCTGAGTCCACACCTGACAATTTTTCGCTAGATTTTACAGAGTCAGCCTTTGAATCTAAAGCCAATCTTTCATCTCCAATACCTGGATCCAGTAGTACAGAGTCTCATTCAAGAGAAACTTCAGTCACACCTGAGCTGAAGAATAACCAATACTCCCCCAATACTCAAGCATCATCTCCTTTTCTTGAGCTAAGTAGGAGGGTTTCCCTGCCTGATCTTTTCAGCAGAGGCTACACACCAGATATAGAAGAGCCTCCCCACTCTCCTGAGCTGATTTTAAATCCTTCATCTGCAGAAGGAGACACCACAACTACTCCTGAGAGCCCAAAAACAGAGTTATCATTTGAAGGAGGCAGCACTGTTTCTACACCTGCTCCACGATACACACCTCCCTCACCTGTCATTTCAGTAACAACATCTCctgagctggtggagaccagTGTCTCACCTGAATTTAGACACACAGCTCCCTCACCTGGCTTGCTCAGTGCTGCCTCTCCGGTTACCACAGGGACGAGAACTCCCTCCCCTGGCCCCTCACTGAAAATAAGATACCCTTTAACGCCTACTGAGAACAGGAGCCAGGATTCCTCGCCTGTGGTAAGTTATACTTTATCTCCATCACCTGGAGCTAGGAGCTACTGCTCTCCAGTAGAGCACAGACATACCGCTCCTTCACCTGAAATCAGGATTACAGCATCCTCACCTGAGCTTCTCACTTACTCTGCCTCATCAAGAAGCCTCGACTCATCCCCTCACATCACAGGGATTTCTTACAGCATTGTTCAGCCAGAAGAGAGGGACACATCCCCTTTTCCGGAGCTCTCTCGTCTCTCCACCACTGAGCCTCACAGGACACTTGTGTCCCCAGAGGCAGGGAGCCGTACTCACAGCAGAGGCAGTGTacagagcagcacagcaggGTCCACTGGTACGCCACGACACTCGCCTCATACATCAGGCTTCACAAACTCTGTCCTGCAGCCTGAAATAACTTTGTCATATCAACCCAGGTACCAAACGCCTTCACCTCAGCCACAGCAACAGACTCCCACACCTGAGCCAGGATACCAAACCCCTTCCTCTCAAAAGCATCAAAGTCCCTCACCTCAGCATCTCCCAAGTAAAGACCTGTCACTTGTTTCCCCATCTCCTGAGCAGAGATCCCCAGCAACCCTATTCGCAGAGTACCGCTCTCAGTATACACAGCCTACTCCTCCTCTGAGAAACACACCAGAGTTCGAGAAGGAGTCCTCTTCAGGGGATATTACAGAAATACAGTACCCCACACATTCGTCAAAAGACGTGTCACCCTTATTTGAATTAGACAAAGGAGTCACATCAGTTCTTCCTGAAATCAAAAGCAGTTCACCAGTGGTCATAGTTAGTTCACCTGTATTTACGTCACCTTTCTTAGCAGAGGACAAGATAGAGAGTTCATTTGCACAACAAAGCACAGAGATAGAAGCACAAACAAAGGAAGTAAACATTCAAGATAACTTGAGTTTAGTCTCCTTCTCTGAGGAAAAGCAAGACTTTGGCTATAATTTTTGTCCTAAAGAAGACTGTTCTAATAATCCAACAATTGAAATCAAGTCTCATTCCCCTAATGTTCTAGTCTCTAAGGACAGGAGCCCCACCATTTCACCTGTCCACAGGGCTACATCCATCTCACCTGTGCAGAGACTGGAGAAACCAGAGCCTCCGTTCACTTCTCGTTCACCAAATTCTGAAAAGAGCAGTTTCTTGAAATCATCTTGTACACCTGAGCTCTCAAGAAGACATCCGTCAACAAAAGTTAGAcgtgaaaacagagagaggttCACCGAGAACATGGCCCACCGTGCTCACAGAAGACGGACGCCCTCTCCACCACTCACCAGGTTTACACCTGTCCACATCATAGCCCCTGAGAAACCATACCGACAGTGGCAGAACAGAAGCCACAGCCCCTCTCAGGTTGTAGCATCCTCACTAAGTGGTAATTTGAATACAGTGGTGACAAACAGGGAAAACCCCAATGTTGCCCCTGTTGACAATAATAGCCAGGCCTACTGTGGAAGAGGAGGGCAATTGCAGATGGAAAGGGAaatgcagctggaggaggagagagcagtaGTTAGGGAGAGGCAAAGGGAtagggagatgaagagagagagaaagagggaggagcgCGTCCCTGAAAAGGGGGAGGGGTGGCAGGGGGACGCCAGTTACAGAGGGGAACAGGTTGAGCTGTCATTCAATGCCAGGAATAGAAAAGGGCCTGCGAGTCGCAGTGCAGCTCCCACAAGCAGAGAGACCCGTCAGGGACTGCCAACAGTGCATTCCTGTTCAGAGAGCTTACTTGCTACCAGACAGCTACAGCAACAACAGAGTCTCCTGAGACTTGCCTCCCAACAGGACCCCAGAGGTGGTGGTCCAGGCAGACGGCTTCAACCTCCGACACACCAGAACAAAAAAAGTGCTCTAGGACGCACAGCTGCAAGCAGGCCCTGCAGGAGTTCCAGCTCCAGCATGGGAAGTGAGCTGGATGAAGCAGATGATGAGGTGAAATGGTTCACAGACTTGGCTTTCCGCAGCCTGTCAAGTCCCGAGCTAGATTACCTTGACATGTACAACTCCAGCCACCGTTCATCAACCAACATTTCTCAACCATCTACCCAGGAGAGCCCCGCTGGGGTAAATCCCACCTGGCAGGCATACGCTGACTTCAGGGGTTCTGCTCCAAAACTGGACAATGATGAACTCTCCTACCAGCAATCATCTGCGTACTACTCACATGGACTAGATCCATCAAGGCGCTATGAGCTGGGCAGCTTTGAGTGCGTAGATGTGTCTATGGAAAGAGACGACACCAGGAAGGTGAGAAGAGGAGTTCCAAAGAGACAGATCCAGCTGAAGAGAAAGAATAATGCTGACGGGAAGCAGGATGAGAGTAGTGAAAATAGTAGTCCTGGAATACCAGTCATGGTGGAAAGCCCGTCTCTAGAGAGTCACACCAGAGAGACACTCATGAGACAACACAGTACACCAGCAGTAACACAAGATTGCTACCGCTCTGAGTGCAGCCCTGAGCCCAATCAAAAAAATGAGAGAAGATTCAAACTCCAGAAATCTGCCTCACTGGATGAAACAGGCACTAAAACCAAGATGGCCACCTGTCTCATTAAGAGTGTACTGTCCAAGAAGATGCAATGTGTTGACAAAGAACCTGATGACCAGGCAGAAGACGTGAGCCCTGCTTTTGATGAAAACAGCCCACCAACAGAGAGCACAATACAGAAAGTATCCCCAAATCCTGACAGGCATAATCTTAGTTCCACGCCTCTGTCAGATTATGGTCTCTCACCTGAGTGTCTTCCTTTGAGAGGAGAACCAAGCACAAAGGACGAAGCCAAATCACCAAAAAGCTTTGGAATGAGAACCAGTAACAGGCCAAgttcatccagcagcagcagaagtgtAAATGTCTCTCAGACTGACAGTGAAGATGCTGATTCTCCGAGCAGGAATGCAACTGCCTTAAGATCTGACATGAGATCAGAATTGAAAGTGCCATTTGatagtaaaatgtccagaactgGAGTACGGCGAGCAGATGGCATTAAAATCTGGGACGAAAGGGAGGGTGGTGACTCAGCAAATTCCGCTTCCGGGAACACAGGAGCTGCTTTTGCTACTGGAGCTGGCAGTGGGCAGGCCTGGATGACAAACAGAGACCAggaatgtgaaaacacagaggaccATAAACAACTGCAGGAGGGGGACGAGGGTGCCTGCACTTCAAAACCACAACAGTTTACACTCAGAGctgtggagaaaaagaaaacctctcTAAATGTCTGCCTTACACCTGAGGTAGAAAACAAACTTGAGGCTCCTTTACTGGATATAACTAACAGGGAAAAGGCAGACAGGGCAGAGACTAGTGTGTAtgagaaaacagaagaagatgaaggaaatGCCAATAATAAAATTAAGGCCCCCATACACAAAGTTAGAGACGTGAGGCAGCTTGTAAAAAATACTTATAATCTGTCTTTCAAGGCACCTCGTGCTGGGTTGCCATCAGATGTGAATGACGAAAAGATGGAAACTTTTAatgaggaaaggagggaagaagtaaaagagaagagggggaaagaggTCATAGCAGGGAACGAACATGGAGTAAGCCAAGAAATGAGGATGGAAGCAAGGGAAGAGGCCTACAGGgtggagagggaagaggaaaagaaagaggaggtaAAAGATTCCAAACTGCCAACctttcctccacctcttcaaagcaaagcaaagccTCTGCATCGTCCTCAGCCAATGCAAATAGAATACAAGGCTGTTTGCTGGaaagaagacaaatataaaatgtcatgcAGCAAGAAAGCAAACCCAGGTGACAAACCTCTGGCTTCTCCAGAACGTGTCACTGAGGTGAGCAGAGAATcacaacaagagaaaaacacaatagGAGACACAACAAATGGCAAATCCTGTCAACATGATCTAAAAaaggcagcagagacacaagagGCTGTGACAGAAATGCACAAAATGCCAGACAAAGAGGTCGAACCTATTGTTGTGACCACTGACAGAAAACCTCCCCTGCTCAGAAGCCTTCCCAAACCGCCCAGTAAGGAAAGAGAGGTGTCCACTGCTGTGGTGTTAATAAGAGATGGATCCAAAACATCTGCATCTCCAGTGCAGGAAAAGATTCCCACCCCAATCCAAGTCCCTGCTCCTTCACTTTCACCTGGGCCCACCACCTCTGGCAGCAGTGGCCACTCAGTCTCCATGTTATTGAAGGAGAAAGGCTACCAAGCTGATATTGGAGCAGTGGTGGGGGGCGATGTACAGAATGCAGCTGGAGGGAAAGGGCCGCCCCGTAAGCATGTAAACTGCATGGAGATCCCCCTTCAGACCATCCTGTCTTCAGATGGTTGGAGAGGCGAGTCTCATAGAGAGAGGAcgttctcctcatcctccaccaCGTCTGGCCTCTCATCAGtgtctgaaaacacagacacgctTACAAAGACCACAGAAGCTGAGGTAGTTAACATTAAACCTCCAATCAGAGATgtaggaaaacaaaaaagcacTCCTCTACCACTGAGGAATTCCCAGGAGCAAACGCCACCTCTCACAAAACAGAAGGATGTAGGAGATTTTGAAGCAGTGAAAAGACTAGATCCTACCTTCCCCCCGAGGTCCCCCGCAATAAGGAGATTCAGACCACAGCCAATTGAGGTGAAGTCACTGTctaaagaaacacagaaacaagagaTGCCAGCAAACACCACGGTAAACAATAGACCTCAAACCATTGAAGTTAAATCCATAGCTAAAAATTCTACAAAGCCAATTGTGCCTCCAAAACCAAGTTGCAAATTTAAACCTGCTGATGTAGGAGCAACGCCAAATGAAGCACAGAGACCATCAGTAACAACATCGACTGTGAAACCACAAGTTGAAGAGAGGGCTCAAACAATTGTGGTGTCCTCACCGACTATCTATAGAAAGATCTCCAATGAGTCCACAGCAACATCAAACTATACACGAAAACTGGCTGTGTCTGCAGTGTCCAGcctcaaacctccaccaagcaaaacaacagcaacCACCATCTCCAATCTCTCAAACCAGTCGACAGCACCACCAGAGGCAGAAGCATGTAACGACAGAGGacaacaacaacctgctgcCTCGCCTCAAAGCTCCAGATACATACAAAGACCTACAACCTTAGCTCCAACATCAACCACCAGTCCTGATTTAACCTCAGCTCCAGGTCCAATTTCTGAACTGATGCCAAGCCAAATCCCTGGACCTACCTCAGCTGGAGCCAACCAGCCAAGCCAACCAGCTGTTGTGAATCCAGACAGCCAACCAGTTCATCCTAGAATGGCATGCCCTCATGAACAAGCTATGCCGGCGACTTCAAACAATGTGAAACAACCCGCTGCTGTTCACACGACACAAGTACCAGGATACACACGCCAATCGTACCGCAGATCACTGTCTGGCGAGCGTCCCAACAGAGCAGATGACCTACGTTTTTATGCCTCGGATGATCCTCCAAGCTACGATGAAAGAGAAAGCTTCAGTCCACTCATGCTCCCCGATCTGAGCCTCAGGAGGTCAAATCGCTATCAGCCCTCCTCCCATCATCCTCCCTGCTCCTGCACAGCCGGCTGCCCTTCCCACCCTGGTCTCACAGCTCCTCACCATCACCGCAGCCCTCACAACCTCACGCCCCCTGCCCCTCCACACTCTCCGGGCCAGGCGCTGCCTTACCAGGGGCCTCTGCCCCCTCTTCGCCCCCACCAGTGCAGACCTGACCCTCTGCCAATGAGCTACCATCCCAGTTCCCCCAAATCAAGTCCTCTTGGTCCCAGCCAGCCACCTACCCTGTACCAGCCTCTCCACCAGCCTCCTCCCTGCCCTCCCCACCCCTCACTCATGCAGGCCTGCACTGCTGACCGGCCACTGCAACCACCGCAGCATATTGACCACAGACGAGCCCCTATGCACAGGTCCCCCCAGCAGCAACCACCCGGCATGTCTGGGGCTCCTTACAGTGATCCTGGCCACAGCCACTCACCTGGCCTTCCTACTATGGATCCCCAGTACTTGTGTGGTCCTCAAAGCCTGGGGCCTTCCTATGGCTCTGAATACGGGGGTGACAGCTCTAGTTTGTACTCCGAGAGCAGCTATGGACAAGCACCTCGCAGAGTGCTCCTAGATCCTGAGACTGGGAAGTACTTTTATATCGAGGTGCCTGTGCAACCCCTAAGGAAAATGTTGTTTGACCCAGAGACTGGCCAGTATGTAGAGGTGCTCATCCCACAGCAAGCAATGTCCCATTCAGGCCTGTATCCTCCATCAGCAGCCCCTTACCCATCTCTCCACAATCCCAACATGTACGCCCCTGCTCCCCAGTACATGCCCTatgcagctcctcctcccacaGCCCACACCCAGACTCAGCCGCAGCCACCTCGCTATCCCGAGGCCTCTGCTGAAGCAACGATGCATCCAAGTGGGCCTGGGGTCAGCTATAGGAACCGCTCTGGTCAGGGGTCCAAGTCAGATTCCCAGAACCATCCACCATTGGACCAGAGCTACCTGGAGAGTATGTATTACGTCCCGACAGGGATGAATGCGAGCCCCAATCCCACCCCACCAGACTATTACCACAAACATCCCCCCAACCTTCCCCCAACAGGGGGGAAAAGGTCCTGA